The Argonema galeatum A003/A1 region AGGCACCCCAAAAGCCGCCACCAAAGCATTGACATCCTCAGTCCGACGAGCAAATTGCGTACCGAGAACAAATCCCACACCAACATACGAGATAATGCTTAGTAAAATAATAACTCCTCCCAGGAGGATAGAACCTTGAAACTTAGCGCCCCAAAAAGCCGCAATAGTATAAACCAGTAGCGTTTGACCGATGCCAATACAGGTGTGAGCAACAAAAATGCCCAAAAAGTAGGAAGTTCCACTCAAGGGCGAGATAAACAGACGTTTGAGCGTTTGCTGTTCTCGTTCTGCTACCACCGTTGCTACACTACCACCCAGGCAGCTGAAAAACAACGCCGCACCCACCAAAGTTGAGGGCGCAGCGTATTCAAACGCCTCAGCCATTGACAGTTGGGCGCGTTCTGCCACAATAAAGCCGTTGATTAATAGGATAGAAACTGGAAAAATAGTCCAAAAAACCAGGCTGCGTCGCCGCCGCAACAATTCAATCAAGATTCGCTGTGCCACAGCCAGCGTTTCGCGCCAGTATTTCATCGTGTGAGGAGTCAACAGTATAATACATGAATCAATTATCAAGGTACGCGCTTTCGCAGCCCATTTCCCGACGCACATTATTTAAGATGTTCGGTGTCGGTGCTGTCAGCGGGATGGTAGGATACTCCCGATTCTCTAAGCCGAAGCCGACTGTCTTTCAGCAAGATACCCTAGATTTGCCCCGCTTGGCTAATCGACCCGTTAGCGTGGCAGTTGTTGGGGGTGGGTTGGCGGGGTTAGCTTGTGCCTACGAACTCAGTCAAAGGGGTTTCGCGGTCACGCTTTTAGAACGTGCGCCGCAGTTGGGAGGCAAAATCGCCAGTTGGCCTATCGAATTTGGCGGTGAATCTTTTATGATGGAACATGGGTTTCACGGCTTTTTTCCCCAGTATTACAACCTCAAGAGTTTAGTTGCAGAATTGGGAATTAAAGACAATTTTGTAGATTTGAAATTCTACTCAGTTGTTTATCGAGATGACAAATATAAGCCAGAGGTATTTCGCTCTAGCCATTCAGCTTTCCCCTGGAATATAGTAGATTTGGCAATAGCATCTCCGAATCGTTTGCGCTGGGGAATAAATCTTACTAAGTGGAAACATTGGCAAGTTTTTCGAGCAATTACTGGTTTCCAAACTGAAAGGACTTTCCAGAATCTTGATAATATATCAGTTGCCGAATGGGTTGAGAAGGAGTTTCCAAGGGGATTGTATGACCTTTACTTCCTCCCGTTTGCGAAATCTAGTTTAAATGCGCCAGATAAAATGAGTGTGGGGGAATTAATGCAGTTTTTCCACTTTTATTTTTTTGGCAATCCAGAAGGACTAGCTTTCAACGGTACGAAGGATGATATGGGGACGAGTTTGGTGCAACCAATTGCTAGGTCAATTGAAAGTAAGGGTGGT contains the following coding sequences:
- a CDS encoding ABC transporter permease; this translates as MKYWRETLAVAQRILIELLRRRRSLVFWTIFPVSILLINGFIVAERAQLSMAEAFEYAAPSTLVGAALFFSCLGGSVATVVAEREQQTLKRLFISPLSGTSYFLGIFVAHTCIGIGQTLLVYTIAAFWGAKFQGSILLGGVIILLSIISYVGVGFVLGTQFARRTEDVNALVAAFGVPLLILGGAFVPSFVFPKTLLNIAKFNPVYHMVKALSGVSDEGKKFADIELHFWFLYVFAILMVVAGWLSYRRMLSVERRL